In Caldicellulosiruptor diazotrophicus, a genomic segment contains:
- a CDS encoding replication/maintenance protein RepL gives MKKLGYKKMVDPNTGEVQTFILIGHEFEDTDFVKVPFISLELLMQDKDMSKSATRILAYIIRHKISFDNYSFVLSYEYDIAGNIVMSERQFHRAVNTLIDKKLIVRLGRARYMLNPRFFRYGTVEQLRKFEEQYDKVQKRKGEKEC, from the coding sequence ATGAAAAAGCTTGGGTACAAAAAGATGGTTGATCCAAACACAGGTGAAGTCCAGACTTTTATACTCATTGGACATGAATTTGAAGACACAGACTTTGTGAAAGTTCCGTTTATTTCGCTCGAACTATTGATGCAAGACAAGGATATGTCGAAATCAGCAACAAGGATACTTGCTTATATTATACGGCACAAAATCAGCTTCGACAACTACAGCTTTGTTCTTTCATACGAGTATGACATTGCAGGGAACATCGTCATGTCGGAAAGGCAATTCCACAGAGCTGTAAACACCCTTATTGACAAGAAGCTTATTGTCAGACTTGGCAGAGCACGCTACATGCTAAACCCACGTTTCTTCAGGTACGGCACGGTAGAACAGCTCAGGAAGTTTGAAGAGCAATATGACAAAGTACAAAAAAGGAAGGGTGAGAAGGAATGTTAA